The following are encoded in a window of Vespa crabro chromosome 2, iyVesCrab1.2, whole genome shotgun sequence genomic DNA:
- the LOC124432872 gene encoding uncharacterized serine-rich protein C215.13-like: MSFPPYQDKKPMIPEIEGAQYIPTPMTIPPSSTVASTPTTMEMASGPIDYSLPKRLDQIDRSPIKAWSRLEWLLSAFKANGQKCNMQTALEATFRGDDLFYTSQTRSQGYSRFPSSTSSSVSSSMSSLSSFSSPSSFIKSSKLSRLSKSNSSSSYYQSPSSSQSFHSTRSSSSSLPSFSSLSSSSSNQSVSMFNRNQKNECNYSYGDTNDTENRKG, encoded by the exons ATGTCGTTCCCACCGTACCAAGATAAGAAACCG ATGATACCAGAAATCGAGGGTGCTCAATACATTCCCACGCCAATGACGATACCTCCTTCATCGACGGTTGCATCGACACCAACAACGATGGAAATGGCGTCGGGCCCAATCGATTATAGCTTGCCCAAAAGATTGGATCAGATTGATCGATCTCCTATAAAAGCCTGGAGCAGATTGGAATGGCTCTTATCGGCGTTCAAGGCCAACGGGCAAAAGTGCAACATGCAAACTGCTCTCGAAGCTACTTTTCGCGGTGACGATCTTTTTTATACAAGTCAAACTCGATCCCAAGGATACTCCCGATTTCCCTCATCGACGTCATCCTCTGTGTCCTCTTCCATGTCCTCCTTATCGTCGTTCTCATCCCCTTCGTCGTTTATTAAGTCATCCAAATTATCGAGATTATCCAAATCGAATAGTTCATCGTCTTATTACCAATCACCATCTTCCTCGCAATCATTCCATTCCACGCGATCATCATCCTCGTCGTTACCGTCATTCTCGTCACTTTCATCATCCTCTTCTAATCAGTCAGTTTCAATGTTTAATCGAAATCAAAAAAACGAATGCAATTATTCTTATGGCGATACGAACGAtacagaaaatagaaaaggctag
- the LOC124422361 gene encoding ubiquitin carboxyl-terminal hydrolase 34-like: MRDTSDMTEDALSEDTMMDCSGHGGALEDFVELATDIADSSRTIRDAAERLLTLLGVEDENDDFLSSSEDEGVEVDVEDEEDEDRPENTRLLHQLAASLAQELKYSQQKHDPGPTRIIAQGRGTFEERDQNVEMVQDDSFLGQSLFRNQIDLKTSDNQFHGNPFVQDQFAPTRRYSLGYSFQGHSKDLEVFETKESLKTSNRHHYHHHNHHHRRRRHHHHHHHHHHHHHHHLSKMNDEQEERSILHRDHVSESWGSGWDACAMEALRYLVEDEGLPAHHPTVLAMKNHLELQRGRVFAQYTA; encoded by the exons ATGCGAGATACCAGCGATATGACGGAGGACGCCCTGTCAGAG gacACCATGATGGATTGCAGTGGACATGGTGGAGCTTTGGAAGATTTCGTTGAATTGGCGACTGACATTGCTGATTCCTCGCGAACCATAAGAg ATGCCGCTGAAAGGTTGCTGACGTTATTGGGCGTAGAGGATGAGAATGATGATTTTTTATCCTCCTCCGAAGACGAGGGTGTCGAGGTAGACGTagaagacgaagaggacgAGGATCGACCTGAAAATACAAGGTTACTTCATCAATTAGCTGCATCATTGGCACAAGAATTGAAATATTCACAGCAAAAGCATGACCCAGGACCTACGAGAATAATCGCGCAAGGACGGGGAACCTTCGAGGAGAGAGATCAAAACGTTGAGATGGTCCAGGATGATAGTTTCCTCGGTCAAAGTCTTTTTCGAAATCAAATTGACCTAAAAACGTCGGACAATCAGTTCCATGGTAATCCCTTTGTTCAGGATCAATTCGCTCCCACAAGGAGATACTCCCTTGGATATTCTTTTCAAGGGCATTCAAAAGATCTCGAAGTTTTCGAAACGAAGGAGAGTTTAAAGACGTCAAatcgtcatcattatcatcaccataatcatcatcatcgtcgtcggcgtcatcatcatcatcatcatcatcatcatcatcatcatcatcatcatctttcgAAGATGAACGACGAACAAGAGGAAAGATCGATCCTTCATCGGGATCACGTTTCTGAATCTTGGGGTTCTGGCTGGGATGCCTGTGCCATGGAAGCTCTGAGATATCTCGTGGAAGACGAAGGACTGCCGGCTCATCATCCAACCGTCCTAGCGATGAAAAATCATCTTGAGCTGCAAAGAGGACGGGTATTCGCTCAGTACACAGCATAA